In Halosegnis marinus, one genomic interval encodes:
- a CDS encoding DUF7535 family protein: protein MERERNGNERSRVARVVGAVTPSYAGRDDTEMHGVGLGIGGLLLLGLLLPLLPVFVAYLLVDRAVTFLRRQAADEPEPVARGRRPA, encoded by the coding sequence ATGGAACGAGAACGGAACGGGAACGAACGGTCGAGGGTCGCGCGCGTCGTCGGCGCCGTCACGCCGTCGTACGCCGGGCGCGACGACACGGAGATGCACGGGGTCGGGCTCGGCATCGGCGGGCTGCTGCTGTTGGGTCTGCTGCTCCCGCTGCTGCCGGTGTTCGTGGCCTACCTCCTCGTGGACCGCGCGGTGACCTTCCTGCGCCGACAGGCCGCCGACGAGCCGGAGCCGGTCGCGCGCGGCCGCCGCCCCGCCTGA
- a CDS encoding ornithine cyclodeaminase family protein has protein sequence METLLLGPDDVSENAHTAELIVAVEEAFSAYQRGDVQMPAKSYIDLPEYNGDFRSMPAYMRADDWDAAGIKWVNVHPDNPDDHRLPTVLGTMVYSEPENAFPLSIMDGTTLTRERTGAAAAVATDHLAVADATSLGIVGAGVQSYTQLEAISEVRPIEEVVVSDLREEAVSKFVARFDEEFDVREGSVAEAAGCDVLSTVTPVEHPIVPADAVGEHTHVNAMGADAPGKHELDDDLLANATIVIDDYEQCTHSGEINVPWSQGLLSDEDIYGELGAIVTDDLAGRGEPGGPEGVTVFDSTGLAIQDVAAAHVVYEQASANDNGTPFELVDTRV, from the coding sequence ATGGAGACGCTCCTCTTGGGCCCCGACGACGTGTCGGAGAACGCCCACACCGCCGAACTCATCGTCGCCGTCGAGGAGGCCTTTTCGGCCTACCAGCGCGGCGACGTGCAGATGCCCGCGAAGTCGTACATCGACCTCCCGGAGTACAACGGCGACTTCCGCTCGATGCCCGCCTACATGCGCGCGGACGACTGGGACGCCGCCGGCATCAAGTGGGTGAACGTCCACCCGGACAACCCCGACGACCACCGCCTGCCGACCGTCCTCGGGACGATGGTGTACTCCGAGCCGGAGAACGCCTTCCCCCTCTCCATCATGGACGGGACGACGCTCACCCGCGAGCGCACCGGCGCGGCCGCGGCCGTCGCCACCGACCACCTCGCCGTCGCGGACGCCACGTCGCTCGGCATCGTCGGCGCGGGGGTCCAGTCGTACACGCAACTGGAGGCCATCAGCGAGGTGCGCCCCATCGAGGAGGTCGTCGTCTCGGACCTGCGCGAGGAGGCGGTTTCGAAGTTCGTCGCCCGCTTCGACGAGGAGTTCGACGTGCGCGAGGGGTCGGTCGCCGAGGCCGCCGGCTGTGACGTGCTCTCGACGGTAACGCCCGTCGAACACCCCATCGTCCCCGCCGACGCGGTCGGCGAGCACACCCACGTCAACGCGATGGGCGCCGACGCCCCCGGCAAGCACGAACTCGACGACGACCTGCTCGCGAACGCGACCATCGTCATCGACGACTACGAGCAGTGTACCCACTCCGGGGAGATCAACGTCCCGTGGTCGCAGGGACTGCTCTCGGACGAGGACATCTACGGCGAACTCGGCGCCATCGTGACCGACGACCTCGCGGGTCGCGGCGAGCCGGGCGGCCCGGAGGGGGTCACGGTCTTCGACTCGACGGGGCTGGCCATCCAGGACGTGGCCGCCGCGCACGTCGTCTACGAGCAGGCGAGCGCGAACGACAACGGTACGCCGTTCGAGCTGGTCGATACGCGGGTGTAA
- a CDS encoding aminopeptidase yields the protein MDPRVREHAETLVDWSARIEAGDDVVVSVAEGAHELGVAVAAALGERGANVVTTYGSAEVDRAYVEAHDGDFSEPAHELALYEHADAVLRLGGGRNTAEGAGVAPEKQRARGEATKGVREARMDTDWVSTVHPTRSLAQQAGMSLSEYRDFVYDAVLRDWAALADEMDRMKDVLDAGSEVRIVNEGTDLTMRIDGRTAVNSCASVAYDSHNLPSGEVFTAPYATEGHVTFDVPMTVRGEAVRDVRLTFADGEVVDVEAAQGEATIREVVETDEGSKRLGELGIGMNRGIDRVTDNILFDEKMGGTVHLALGRAYDANTPEGETGNDSAVHVDLITDMRGESRLDVDGETVQEDGVFVWE from the coding sequence ATGGACCCACGGGTACGCGAACACGCCGAGACGCTCGTCGACTGGAGCGCGCGCATCGAGGCGGGCGACGACGTGGTCGTCTCCGTCGCGGAGGGCGCACACGAACTGGGCGTCGCCGTCGCCGCCGCGCTCGGCGAGCGGGGGGCGAACGTCGTGACGACGTACGGCTCCGCCGAGGTGGACCGCGCCTACGTCGAGGCGCACGACGGCGACTTCTCGGAGCCGGCACACGAACTCGCCCTGTACGAGCACGCGGACGCCGTGCTCCGGCTCGGCGGCGGGCGCAACACCGCCGAGGGCGCGGGCGTCGCCCCCGAGAAACAGCGCGCCCGCGGCGAGGCGACGAAGGGCGTCCGCGAGGCCCGCATGGACACCGACTGGGTCTCGACGGTCCACCCGACGCGCTCGCTCGCCCAGCAGGCCGGGATGTCCCTCTCGGAGTACCGCGACTTCGTCTACGACGCCGTGCTCCGCGACTGGGCCGCGCTCGCCGACGAGATGGACCGGATGAAGGACGTGCTCGACGCCGGGAGCGAGGTGCGTATCGTCAACGAGGGGACGGACCTGACGATGCGTATCGACGGGCGGACGGCCGTGAACTCCTGTGCGAGCGTCGCGTACGACTCGCACAACCTCCCCTCCGGCGAGGTGTTCACGGCGCCCTATGCCACCGAAGGCCACGTCACGTTCGACGTACCGATGACCGTCCGCGGCGAGGCGGTCCGCGACGTCCGACTGACGTTCGCCGACGGCGAGGTCGTCGATGTGGAGGCCGCGCAGGGCGAGGCGACGATCCGCGAGGTGGTGGAGACGGACGAGGGGTCGAAGCGCCTCGGCGAACTCGGCATCGGAATGAACCGCGGTATCGACCGCGTCACGGACAACATCCTGTTCGACGAGAAGATGGGCGGGACGGTCCACCTCGCGCTCGGGCGCGCCTACGACGCGAACACGCCCGAGGGGGAGACGGGCAACGACTCCGCGGTCCACGTCGACCTCATCACGGACATGCGCGGCGAGTCGCGGCTCGACGTGGACGGCGAGACGGTCCAGGAGGACGGCGTCTTCGTCTGGGAGTAG
- a CDS encoding inorganic phosphate transporter — MVATGTLLTLVVAGLAALFMAWAIGAGSSGSTPFAPAVGANAISVMRAGFVVGLLGLAGAVLQGANVTEAVGTELLVGAPLTPTAAIVGLATAAVLVAVGVFAGYPIATAFTVTGAVVGAGLALGRGAAWPKYTEIATLWLLVPFVGGGIAFATAKLLRDERVPEAVAVPALAGLVGVLLANIEFVLLGPEGGRGVAAAVTRAVVGEAATGTPVLAGKVVATLAFAALVAGALRVDIVRDKAAGQRHFLLALGGLVAFSAGGSQVGLALGPLLPLLGPDTVSVPLTALLFAGGLGLLAGSWTGAPRMIKALAQDYSSLGPRRSIAALIPSFAIAQSAVFFGVPVSFNEIIVSAIIGSGYAAGGAGVSGRKMLYTVLAWIGSLVLAFGVSYGGYLAVSAVLG, encoded by the coding sequence ATGGTCGCCACCGGAACCCTTCTCACGCTCGTCGTCGCCGGCCTCGCCGCGCTGTTCATGGCGTGGGCCATCGGCGCCGGCTCCTCCGGGTCGACCCCCTTCGCGCCCGCCGTCGGCGCGAACGCCATCAGCGTGATGCGCGCCGGCTTCGTCGTCGGCCTCCTCGGCCTCGCGGGCGCGGTGTTGCAGGGCGCGAACGTCACGGAGGCCGTCGGGACGGAGCTACTCGTCGGCGCGCCGCTCACCCCGACGGCCGCGATCGTCGGGCTGGCGACCGCCGCCGTCCTCGTCGCCGTCGGCGTCTTCGCCGGCTACCCCATCGCCACGGCGTTCACCGTCACCGGCGCGGTCGTCGGCGCCGGCCTCGCGCTCGGACGCGGGGCCGCCTGGCCCAAGTACACGGAGATAGCGACCCTGTGGCTGCTCGTCCCGTTCGTCGGGGGCGGCATCGCCTTCGCCACCGCGAAACTGCTTCGCGACGAGCGCGTCCCCGAGGCCGTCGCCGTCCCGGCGCTCGCAGGGCTGGTCGGCGTCCTGCTCGCCAACATCGAGTTCGTCCTGCTCGGCCCCGAGGGCGGGCGGGGCGTCGCCGCCGCCGTCACCCGGGCCGTGGTCGGGGAGGCCGCGACCGGCACGCCCGTCCTCGCCGGCAAGGTCGTCGCCACGCTCGCGTTCGCGGCGCTCGTCGCCGGCGCGCTCCGGGTCGACATCGTCCGCGACAAGGCGGCCGGCCAGCGCCACTTCCTGCTCGCGCTCGGCGGCCTCGTCGCCTTCTCCGCCGGCGGCTCACAGGTCGGCCTCGCGCTCGGGCCCCTGCTCCCGCTGTTGGGGCCCGACACCGTGTCGGTGCCGCTCACCGCGCTGCTGTTCGCGGGCGGGCTCGGCCTGCTGGCCGGCTCGTGGACCGGCGCGCCGCGGATGATAAAGGCGCTCGCGCAGGACTACTCCTCGCTCGGCCCGCGCCGCTCCATCGCCGCGCTCATCCCCTCGTTCGCCATCGCGCAGTCGGCCGTCTTCTTCGGCGTCCCCGTCTCGTTCAACGAGATAATCGTCTCGGCCATCATCGGGTCGGGCTACGCCGCGGGCGGCGCGGGCGTCTCCGGGCGGAAGATGCTCTACACCGTGCTGGCGTGGATCGGCTCGCTCGTGCTCGCGTTCGGGGTCAGCTACGGGGGCTACCTCGCGGTCTCGGCGGTGCTGGGCTGA
- a CDS encoding nicotinate phosphoribosyltransferase gives MFDIVSPEAIRDGRATDAYFERTRDALEGAGRDPHVVCEVTADQFPDGSFETFAGVKDAAHLFEGRDVTVHALGAGQLFDGGPVMRIEGSYLAFAELETSLLGFLSSASGWATGARRVVSAAGDDVSVLSFGARHVHPSTAAALERAALVGGVDGFSHVAAGEVLGREPSGTMPHALVICFGRGEQEAAWRAFDDHSPEDVPRIALTDTYSDEVDEALRAAAAVEDLHSVRLDTTGSRRGDFRHIVREVRWALDDAGHEDVGVFVSGGIGADDVRELRDDVEGFGVGSAISNAEPVDFALDIVERDGESAAKRGKLSGAKQVYRSGEDHVVRPADEPGPTDGRPLLRPLVEDGEIVRDFSVDEAAKRCASDAERVGFGDEE, from the coding sequence ATGTTCGACATCGTCTCGCCCGAGGCCATCCGCGACGGTCGGGCGACGGACGCCTACTTCGAGCGGACCCGCGACGCGCTGGAGGGCGCGGGCCGCGACCCCCACGTCGTCTGCGAGGTGACGGCCGACCAGTTCCCCGACGGCTCCTTCGAGACGTTCGCGGGCGTGAAGGACGCCGCCCACCTCTTCGAGGGCCGGGACGTGACCGTCCACGCGCTCGGCGCGGGACAGCTGTTCGACGGCGGCCCCGTCATGCGTATCGAGGGGTCGTATCTGGCGTTCGCGGAGCTCGAAACGTCGCTTCTGGGCTTTCTCTCCTCGGCGAGCGGCTGGGCGACCGGCGCGCGCCGGGTCGTCTCCGCGGCCGGCGACGACGTGTCCGTCCTCTCCTTCGGCGCGCGCCACGTCCACCCCTCGACGGCCGCGGCGCTCGAACGCGCGGCGCTCGTCGGCGGCGTGGACGGCTTCTCGCACGTCGCCGCGGGCGAGGTGCTCGGCCGGGAGCCGAGCGGCACGATGCCACACGCGCTCGTCATCTGCTTCGGGCGCGGCGAGCAGGAGGCCGCGTGGCGCGCGTTCGACGACCACAGCCCCGAAGACGTGCCCCGTATCGCGCTCACGGACACCTACTCCGACGAGGTGGACGAGGCGCTCCGGGCGGCCGCGGCCGTCGAGGACCTCCACTCCGTGCGCCTCGACACGACCGGCTCGCGGCGGGGCGACTTCCGCCACATCGTCCGCGAGGTGCGGTGGGCGCTGGACGACGCCGGCCACGAGGACGTGGGCGTGTTCGTCTCGGGCGGCATCGGGGCCGACGACGTGCGCGAACTCCGCGACGACGTGGAGGGGTTCGGCGTCGGCTCGGCCATCTCGAACGCGGAGCCGGTGGACTTCGCGCTCGACATCGTGGAGCGCGACGGCGAGAGCGCCGCCAAGCGCGGGAAGCTCTCGGGCGCGAAGCAGGTGTACCGCTCGGGCGAGGACCACGTCGTCCGCCCGGCCGACGAGCCCGGCCCGACGGACGGCCGGCCCCTCCTCCGCCCGCTCGTGGAGGACGGCGAGATCGTGCGCGACTTCTCCGTCGACGAGGCGGCGAAGCGGTGTGCCTCGGACGCCGAGCGCGTGGGGTTCGGGGACGAGGAGTAG
- a CDS encoding Hvo_1808 family surface protein, producing MSRALPALVCLLLVVTAGCAGLLGAGGAPDDDRVGYENGYWYDSELNVTTADGLNGSEREAVVARTMARVEVIRDVEFTERVPVRVVTREQYRANRSDATLEPAEAAWREQVWEAPLLVGEDRTVDEAFDAVYGSSVAGYYSPSRDEIVLVSDTETPTVDTRTLAHELVHAIQDRQLSFGGGATRDAGLAVRGLTEGDANLVEALYDERCASEWDCLAPPESGGGGAADFDFGVFLAVYAPYAEGPAFVESLRERGGWDAVNDAYDRFPESTEQVIHPERYPDDAPVEVRVRDRSDGEWDRFDRERVGDTLGEATIYAMLWSGGATDGADPYDYADPASAGWAGDTVVPYTDGGAGGYVWRVAFDTEADAREFADAYRSVLRGYGAERVAAGTYRIDSGGFADAFRVVHDGDTVTIVNGPTVADLDGIHG from the coding sequence GTGAGCCGCGCGCTCCCCGCCCTCGTCTGCCTCCTGCTCGTCGTGACCGCCGGCTGTGCCGGCCTGCTCGGGGCCGGGGGCGCGCCCGACGACGACCGGGTAGGGTACGAGAACGGCTACTGGTACGACTCCGAACTGAACGTCACGACGGCGGACGGGCTGAACGGGTCGGAGCGGGAGGCCGTCGTCGCCCGGACGATGGCCCGCGTCGAGGTGATACGCGACGTGGAGTTCACGGAACGCGTCCCGGTGCGTGTCGTCACCCGCGAGCAGTACCGCGCGAACCGGAGCGACGCGACCCTCGAACCGGCCGAGGCCGCGTGGCGCGAGCAGGTGTGGGAGGCCCCGCTGCTCGTCGGGGAGGACCGCACCGTCGACGAGGCGTTCGACGCCGTCTACGGCTCGTCGGTCGCGGGCTACTACTCGCCGTCGCGCGACGAGATAGTCCTCGTCTCCGACACCGAGACGCCGACGGTAGACACCCGGACGCTGGCGCACGAACTCGTCCACGCGATACAGGACCGACAGCTCTCCTTCGGCGGCGGGGCGACCCGCGACGCCGGCCTCGCCGTGCGGGGGCTCACGGAGGGCGACGCGAACCTCGTGGAGGCGCTGTACGATGAGCGGTGTGCGTCGGAGTGGGACTGTCTGGCCCCGCCCGAGAGCGGCGGGGGCGGCGCCGCGGACTTCGACTTCGGCGTCTTCCTCGCCGTGTACGCGCCCTACGCCGAGGGGCCGGCGTTCGTCGAGTCCCTGCGCGAGCGCGGCGGCTGGGACGCCGTGAACGACGCCTACGACCGCTTCCCCGAATCGACGGAGCAGGTGATTCACCCCGAGCGCTACCCGGACGACGCGCCCGTCGAGGTCCGGGTGCGGGACCGCTCCGACGGCGAGTGGGACCGCTTCGACCGCGAGCGCGTCGGGGACACCCTCGGCGAGGCCACCATCTACGCGATGCTGTGGTCCGGCGGCGCGACGGACGGCGCGGACCCGTACGACTACGCCGACCCCGCCTCGGCCGGATGGGCCGGCGACACCGTCGTCCCCTACACCGACGGCGGGGCGGGCGGCTACGTCTGGCGCGTCGCCTTCGACACGGAGGCCGACGCCCGCGAGTTCGCGGACGCCTACCGGAGCGTTCTGCGCGGCTACGGGGCCGAGCGCGTCGCGGCGGGGACGTACCGCATCGACTCGGGCGGGTTCGCCGACGCGTTCCGCGTGGTCCACGATGGCGACACCGTGACGATAGTCAACGGCCCGACGGTCGCCGACCTCGACGGGATACACGGGTAG
- the pheA gene encoding prephenate dehydratase: protein MRALTLGPAGTYSHRATRAVADEVEFTESVASIVAGVADGAYDRGVVPIENSIEGSVTESLDALADHEVAVVEEIVTPIRHALLAQSPSFDVVASHAQALAQCRGYLDAEHPDVQLEAVASTARGVERAREDDTVAAIGHPDNAGDDLRVLAEDIQDRTSNATRFVVLAPVSERSEAGGKSSFVVYPNRNYPGLLLELLEPFADRDINLSRVESRPSGERLGDYVFHIDVEAGLYEDRTQDALADIEALAEHGWVRVLGSYDTAHVLY, encoded by the coding sequence ATGAGAGCCCTCACGCTCGGCCCGGCCGGGACCTACTCGCACCGCGCGACCCGCGCCGTCGCCGACGAGGTGGAGTTCACGGAATCGGTCGCGTCCATCGTCGCGGGCGTCGCCGACGGCGCGTACGACCGCGGCGTCGTCCCCATCGAGAACAGCATCGAGGGGAGCGTCACGGAGTCGCTCGACGCGCTCGCCGACCACGAGGTGGCCGTCGTCGAGGAGATCGTCACCCCCATCCGCCACGCCCTGCTCGCGCAGTCGCCGTCGTTCGACGTGGTGGCGAGCCACGCGCAGGCGCTGGCGCAGTGTCGCGGCTACCTCGACGCCGAACACCCGGACGTGCAGCTGGAGGCCGTCGCCTCGACGGCCCGCGGGGTCGAGCGCGCCCGCGAGGACGACACCGTGGCGGCCATCGGCCACCCGGACAACGCCGGCGACGACCTGCGCGTCCTCGCAGAGGACATCCAGGACCGCACCTCGAACGCGACCCGGTTCGTCGTGCTCGCGCCCGTCTCGGAGCGGTCGGAGGCGGGCGGGAAGTCCTCGTTCGTCGTCTACCCGAACCGGAACTACCCCGGCCTGCTGCTCGAACTGCTCGAACCGTTCGCGGACCGCGACATCAACCTCTCCCGCGTCGAGTCGCGACCCTCGGGCGAGCGGCTGGGCGACTACGTGTTCCACATCGACGTGGAGGCGGGGCTGTACGAGGACCGCACGCAGGACGCGCTCGCCGACATCGAGGCGCTCGCGGAACACGGCTGGGTGCGCGTGCTCGGCAGCTACGACACCGCGCACGTCCTCTACTGA
- a CDS encoding ABC transporter ATP-binding protein — protein MSTNTHDTTEAAAPDGEPVLHVEDLRVSYGQVQALRGIDVTVGEGEIVGLIGPNGAGKTTFANTVSGFLPYEGTARYRGDEVAEVGQSDLVERGVIHCTEKRDLFGFMTVEENLKLGAYRRGEEARDERLEFVYDLFPRLVERRNQNARTMSGGEQQMLAIGRALMGDPELLVLDEPTIGLAPVILEDISEGIERIMAEDPITIVLTEQNVTFALNHADRLTLLENGEAVKTGSPEELRGDDYIRDSYLGG, from the coding sequence ATGAGTACGAACACACACGACACGACCGAGGCGGCGGCGCCCGACGGGGAGCCGGTGCTCCACGTCGAGGACCTCCGCGTCTCCTACGGGCAGGTACAGGCGCTTCGCGGCATCGACGTCACCGTCGGCGAGGGCGAGATCGTCGGCCTCATCGGCCCGAACGGCGCCGGCAAGACCACGTTCGCCAACACCGTCTCCGGCTTCCTCCCCTACGAGGGGACGGCCCGCTACCGCGGCGACGAGGTCGCCGAGGTGGGTCAGTCCGACCTCGTGGAGCGGGGCGTCATCCACTGCACCGAGAAGCGCGACCTCTTCGGCTTCATGACCGTCGAGGAGAACCTCAAGCTCGGCGCGTACCGCCGCGGCGAGGAGGCGCGCGACGAGCGGCTGGAGTTCGTCTACGACCTGTTCCCGCGGCTGGTGGAGCGCCGCAACCAGAACGCGCGCACCATGTCGGGCGGCGAACAGCAGATGCTCGCCATCGGCCGCGCGCTGATGGGCGACCCGGAACTGCTCGTGCTGGACGAGCCGACCATCGGCCTCGCGCCGGTCATCCTGGAGGACATCAGCGAGGGCATCGAGCGCATCATGGCCGAGGACCCCATCACCATCGTCCTCACCGAGCAGAACGTCACGTTCGCGCTCAACCACGCCGACCGGCTCACCCTGCTGGAGAACGGCGAGGCCGTCAAGACCGGCTCCCCCGAGGAACTGCGCGGCGACGACTACATCCGCGACTCCTATCTCGGCGGGTAA
- a CDS encoding matrixin family metalloprotease — translation MYRAALLCVLLLLAGCTTGVSPGGTATPTATAAWDGDPDNHFRERTLTVAVVDEAGTGRDYAPLVREALDYWGANAERYAGFPLDYELVANDSDPDVRVRFVSNIAECGSETSDYTAGCARFLDSPDDVTRPIRVRVETGYADASTVSVVKHELGHTLGLRHGDEPTDVMAARSNLTTLPQPNATERALPWDSPNLTYYVDYATVPESERAETRRQMRETFGYFADGADGTVPDNVTFARTTNRSAADVVVRFADADPCTEGSGSCGGLRGTDPDRDGALETYTRLNVTVVDIPPDARGWHVGYWTALGFGLRGEELPAPLRSEDPDVRRNDWWA, via the coding sequence GTGTACCGGGCCGCGCTCCTCTGCGTCCTCCTCCTGCTCGCCGGCTGTACGACCGGGGTGTCGCCGGGCGGAACCGCGACGCCGACCGCGACGGCCGCGTGGGACGGCGACCCGGACAACCACTTCCGCGAGCGGACGCTGACGGTCGCCGTCGTGGACGAGGCGGGGACGGGCCGCGACTACGCGCCGCTGGTCCGCGAGGCGCTCGACTACTGGGGGGCGAACGCCGAGCGGTACGCCGGCTTCCCCCTCGACTACGAACTCGTCGCGAACGACTCCGACCCCGACGTCCGGGTCCGGTTCGTGTCGAACATCGCGGAGTGCGGCTCCGAGACGAGCGACTACACCGCCGGCTGTGCCCGCTTTCTCGACTCGCCCGACGACGTGACCCGCCCGATACGGGTGCGCGTCGAGACGGGCTACGCCGACGCCTCGACCGTCTCGGTGGTGAAACACGAGTTGGGCCACACGCTCGGCCTGCGCCACGGCGACGAGCCGACCGACGTGATGGCCGCCCGGTCGAACCTCACCACCCTGCCGCAACCGAACGCGACGGAGCGGGCCCTGCCGTGGGACTCGCCGAACCTCACCTACTACGTCGACTACGCGACGGTGCCCGAGTCCGAGCGCGCGGAGACGCGCCGGCAGATGCGCGAGACGTTCGGCTACTTCGCCGACGGCGCCGACGGCACCGTCCCCGACAACGTGACGTTCGCGCGGACGACGAACCGCTCGGCCGCGGACGTGGTCGTGCGCTTCGCCGATGCCGACCCCTGTACCGAGGGCTCGGGGTCGTGTGGCGGCCTGCGCGGGACCGACCCGGACCGCGACGGCGCGCTGGAGACGTACACGCGGCTGAACGTCACGGTCGTCGACATCCCGCCGGACGCGCGCGGCTGGCACGTCGGCTACTGGACGGCGCTCGGCTTCGGCCTCCGGGGCGAGGAACTGCCCGCGCCGCTGCGCTCCGAGGACCCGGACGTGCGCCGGAACGACTGGTGGGCCTAG